ACAATATTCTGTGACTGCTACGTATGCTCTGTACTATCCCTTTACATCCAGCTACAATCTTTTCTATACAACACTGGACAAGGCATTTTTTCCATGGGGTCTGGGTGCTGGACACTGcaattataatatttaaaacGATATCTAGAACCAATGTATATAGACAGTACAGTActtgtatattttcaatttggtCTAACTATTTGCTTTAAGCTCTGAACTTTTGAATCTAATTCTACTACAATAAACATTGTAAATACAAATTTTTTAAACATTATCAAAGCTGTGATGTCACATCATTTAATATACAACTTACTCTTTcagattaaaatatttttttttctgacaatAGTTTAGAACTCACGATACATCAAGGagttgtcagtttattttgtaacCATGACTGTTATTAGTTTCTTACAcctcatttttaaaaacaatttcacgaagttttcatttttcctctttacattacatattttgtgaggtgttcttttgttttacaAAATCATGAGAGATCAAAATCAGTAAAGAAagtgcaaacaaacaaaaccaaattACTTAATAATGAAAAGATGACAAACtatcttttaattttttgctgactgattaaaatattatatatcttatgaaaaaacaaaacaaaacaaaacaaaacaaaaacatttcacAGCTTAACTGATACATCAGTTTCACCAAGTCATCTCTATGCAGCATTATAAATTTGCCTGGTAATCTTGAAAATATGATGGACAACTCTTTCTTCAAAGggaaaattttttttacacaactATTCACCAACAATAGCATTCACTTTTTTTCGTTGGACCTTATTTTACCTGATAAGATAAACCGAAAGTCTTGGGAGAACTTTTCGTTAATTTTCGTGCAAAGGAGGTcttcaagaaatattttttttttagtgaaAACACTATATTCCACAGTATTGTATATTCTTTCATTTGGGCAACTATTACATACCTAGGTAGTGACATGACAGCTTTGATTGACAGCATATTGAAACATAACAAGCAAACATGCACCTCAAGACAGCACAGAGCAAAGTCGCAGTCATTCCcctttctgtgtatgtataggATAGTCAGGCATGTCTGCACGATGTGTGCAGTGttaatttgatatgaaatgactATCATTGAAAGTACAAACTTGGTTGTGAAGTAACTGAATTCTAACTGATTTCTTCCTCCTCATTGTGTTCACTACTTTCATTAGTTGTATCCATGGGTGATGAGACTGCTATAGGTGGTCTGGCACACTTCTGTGCAAGTTCTTCATATGATTGACCCTGAAGAAAACATACTATTACTACAGTCATGTTGTCACATCCTAAGCCCCCCATCTGGCAATCTGGTGCAAGACACCTCGTCATCAGTTCTTCACATATCTGAAATGGAAGATACAACAAGTTTCAGTAGAGCTTGGGTTGAATTTGATCTACTTTGTATCTACCCACCTATTAGAGGTCAGCTGTACTTACTGAATTTGACCTACTTTGTATCTACCCACCTATTAGAGGTCAGCTGTACTTACTGAATTTGACCTACTTCGTATCTACCCACCTATTAGAGGTCAGCTGTACTTACTGAATTTGACCTACTTCGTATCTACCCACCTATTAGAGGTCAGCTGTACTTACTGAATTTGACCTACTTTGTATCTAGCCACCTATTAGAGGTCAGCTGTACTTACTGAATTTGACCTACTTTGTATCTACCCACCTATTAGAGGTCAGCTGTACTTATTGAATTTGTAATTCTGGTAAGAATCGTTGACCAGTACAGACCAAGAGATAAATGCTAAAAAGTTGATCTGTTTGtgaattataatgttttgtaattcatttgagCTACCTCACTGATGAATATTTTTGGTTCTTATAtttgttattaatattcatcatttcattatttaaaatTTTAGTCTCTAATTTGTGTAACTTTCTTTCAGGTAGTTACAACCTTCTCAGATAGTTACATCCCTATTGTCAAGGAACAGAGACCATGGCAACAGTTTATTTTTACTGCTGAATGTCTCTTTGTAAGAAATAGTAGCATTAGATACGTACAAAGGAGGCTGGTTTGTGTGAGTTGATTTTATAACAGTTAAGTTGGTGGGATGCACTTACTCATGACCTTATCACTTGAGACTCAGACAAGTGATAATGTGCAATGAACCAACTCAACTGTATTAAAGAATTCTTCCTTTGATGTTTGGGataaacattttgtatatttgtatcatatgtttctttgaaagtgtagcttatttttgttatctggtgaaataaatttcattcattcattcagtcattcaaCATTCAAGTGTGACAACGCGCATGTACACATGTTGAACTCAAATCACTACTCGTATTTCAAAGTGTACCCATTGTACAAATGActtgtttctttgatatttggGATATCAGCTTGGAGTGGGTAATATGTGTACAATATTTAACTAAAAGCCCTATTTTGCGCGGTTAACTATAACTCTGAATTGTGATAATATTCACCTGATCTGGTTCCATTTTCCCTGCGATTCTTGTCCTTACGAAGTCTGCCACTTCCTGATTTGATAAAACATCCCAAATGCCATCACATGCTAAAACTAGAAATTCATGATCATCTGTGATATCTTTAACTATAACATCAGGCACAGCTGGTGATAGAAAAGAGAAGACAAACTCACGATTACAATCAGTGAAAACCAATACAGTTCAAGCAGACAATCCCAATACTTCAATGTTTACAGTGAGaatgttaaaatgtaatattatacgtgtaaaattatcaattactgccaaagtatacaattaaagttaaaatcaagaaacaaAACATCACTTGGCTCAACGAAAATCTTACCAACGTTGCTAcatttatcgtctggctcaacaaaatacagacaaaaaataaaactgctGCTATCTATACTACATTGTCAGTAGGATGATTACTATTGTTAATATGGAATCTTACTTACCTGTGACTATTTGCTCCTCTGGActctttttgtcatttttcttgaatacaaaATCACCTAATGCTCTTGAAAGTGCTAGGTTTCCTGTAACATGTAAAGAAGACAATTACTTTGCCACATAATAACAATACAGCAGCTGTAATATATGAAGGTTATGTTATCACATGTAGGCAACATTACCCTTGtccaaatattttatttagagtTGACTGATTGTTTTCTCTTGAGAGTAATCACAACACATGGTTATTGACAAGTCTAGAGAAATTATTTGTACAAGGTAATatttcctgcttgtgataaaataacccTCAATTAAATTTCGAAATCAACCTGATGTATCTCTGGATTAACAATACAGCTGCTTGTGAAGAAAATTCCATAACTGTGCTGTTGGTATGAAAATGTGATATCATACTTGCATCAATACAATGAATATCCTATGATTCTGATGTCTTTCTTGGGATTGAAGTGATTAGACAAATTTTATTCTTGGGTGCTATAAAACACAGTGTGGCTACATCCCACacacagaaatatatataattaatatttaatattttcaagacattgtaaacatcagtgtttcatttggtatattttcttgccaatgtcacttcttgtgtacacagcttaattaataaataaataaataaaatatatctaacaCTGACTgacatcatgtacatacattatatgGGGTGATACGAAGCCATAATAAGATACCTGCTGATTTGACAAGCATATACAACTACGTGGTAATAGTCATTAGCAATACTTGTAACATAATATACTTTCCCCCTTGTTTGCTAACCAAGCAGAGTGAATTTTCTAACAGGCTTTACATCATAACATCTATGTGCTACAAGTAGCATGGTTTTGACCTTTAAACTttcatatatctacaaaattTCCAGTCATCTCATAAAACAAAGGGTAGTTCTAGTCTAGCATTTTAAATAAATGCACTCCTTTTCACCATCAGCAAATTGAAAATCAAGTTACAGTACGAATTTTATCAGACAATCTGTATATTACTACTTTTGTCTCACTGTCATCTCATAAATAGTCTAAAGGCTATCTGTAACTTTGAATCTCTTCCCTCGACAGAACGATCTCTCATAAAAGAAAGAACAGCGCTAGTATTTTTAATAAATGTAGTCCTTTTCACCATTgagaaatacaaaatgaaatcatggtACAATTGATTGTATTACTGTAATTCTGACTTAAGCCATGTCGTAAAACAAAGGGAGTTACATTAATACATGCATTTAAACACAATCCTTTTAACCTTTGGCAAATTGAACagtcaatcaaatcaaatcacatcacattcCAAGATAATCTGTGTCTATTCAATTTAATCATACATACCATTGACTCTATTGAACTCCACCCAGCCACCTGCTGCAATAATCCTTTTTGTTTCATCTTCATTACTTGGTTTATGGTCATATGATAGTTGTTGAACCTGACCTCTCACACTTGCTATCGCTCTAGAGTCACCTACATTACCCTGTATTTAAAACGCAATGTAcgtaattttattttatcatgttGTCATCCACTTTTAGTTCTTTGAAAATTAATTGTCTCCTCCTTGACAAATTTTCATCacaatgaaatatcactttaattaaagtggccatatggatgaggatttggtatatATTCcgaattttttaatttacaaaacaattttatcatcattcttacttgaaaaatcaacgtgacacaacatatgccaagtccttgtttgtaattcaaagAATTACAAAAGcataataaaaatgtaaaatgtttattattgtatgtacaataacaaacatttttacacattttttggcTTTTATCAATGTacgacaaacacagacttagacaatattgtttcacattgatttttaaaggatgccatgat
The genomic region above belongs to Glandiceps talaboti chromosome 8, keGlaTala1.1, whole genome shotgun sequence and contains:
- the LOC144438592 gene encoding putative protein phosphatase 2C T23F11.1 gives rise to the protein MGQTLSEPVTTKETAKESNQFLKVGSSCMQGWRINMEDSHTHILSLKDDKGTSFFAVYDGHGGAKVAQYAGENLHNRILQQPSYKRGEIETAIRGGFISIDEDMLEDDAMKDELAGTTAIVTFLKDNKIYCGNVGDSRAIASVRGQVQQLSYDHKPSNEDETKRIIAAGGWVEFNRVNGNLALSRALGDFVFKKNDKKSPEEQIVTAVPDVIVKDITDDHEFLVLACDGIWDVLSNQEVADFVRTRIAGKMEPDQICEELMTRCLAPDCQMGGLGCDNMTVVIVCFLQGQSYEELAQKCARPPIAVSSPMDTTNESSEHNEEEEIS